In Equus quagga isolate Etosha38 chromosome 14, UCLA_HA_Equagga_1.0, whole genome shotgun sequence, one DNA window encodes the following:
- the C14H11orf87 gene encoding uncharacterized protein C11orf87 homolog: MSARAPKELRLALPPCLLNRTFASPNASGSGNASARGPGAGGGGTCITQVGQQLFQSFSSTLVLIVLVTLIFCLIVLSLSTFHIHKRRMKKRKMQRAQEEYERDHCSGNRGGRGLPQAGRQAPTQAKETRLERQPRDSAFCAPSNTSSFSSSPGIPCQGPCAPPPPPPAPSPQGAHEASSCLDTAGEGLLQTVVLS; the protein is encoded by the coding sequence ATGAGTGCCAGGGCGCCCAAGGAGCTGAGGCTGGCGTTGCCGCCGTGTCTCCTCAACCGGACCTTTGCTTCCCCCAACGCCAGCGGCAGCGGCAACGCGAGTGCCCGTGGCCCGGGCGCAGGCGGTGGCGGCACCTGCATCACGCAGGTGGGACAGCAGCTCTTCCAGTCCTTCTCCTCCACGCTGGTGCTGATTGTCCTGGTCACCCTCATCTTCTGCCTCATCGTGCTGTCCCTCTCCACCTTCCACATCCACAAGCGTCGGATGAAGAAGCGGAAGATGCAGAGGGCTCAGGAGGAATACGAGCGGGATCATTGCAGCGGCAACCGTGGCGGCAGGGGGCTGCCCCAGGCGGGCCGCCAGGCCCCAACCCAAGCAAAAGAAACCCGGCTGGAGAGGCAGCCCCGGGACTCAGCCTTCTGCGCTCCCTCCAacacctcctccttctcttcgTCCCCTGGCATCCCGTGCCAGGGTCCCTGTGCTCCTCCGCCTCCACCACCGGCCCCCAGTCCGCAAGGAGCACACGAAGCCTCCTCCTGTTTGGACACAGCTGGCGAGGGCCTTTTGCAAACGGTGGTACTGTCCTGA